A single genomic interval of Hippoglossus stenolepis isolate QCI-W04-F060 chromosome 24, HSTE1.2, whole genome shotgun sequence harbors:
- the adamts1 gene encoding A disintegrin and metalloproteinase with thrombospondin motifs 1 yields the protein MWFLRVSIGLILCVGAAHSAWEESTVVPVRLDPTARSESESEPWRTLSAEEKEKEAETRVYRLDVFGMELILQLEPDQTFLAPGFVFHIVGSPESEPTQEPKSGAEPGCFFSGTVNGEERSAAALNLCHGLRGGFYFQGEEYFIQPLNSSGFLGTEEDVHTIRRRGRAALAEEGSSKCGVNEDEARVPKNLEKEAKKGAANAEQTAHHRTRRFVSTPRYLEIMLVADQSMAEFHGAGLKPYLLTIMAVASRLYRHPSIHNSISLAVVKLLVVYEEERGPQVSSNAAMTLRNFCQWQRQHNPPSDRHPEHYDTAVLFTRTDLCGAHSCDTLGMADVGTVCDPDRSCSIIEDDGLQAAFTVAHELGHVFNMPHDDAQLCSGVNGAHWGSHMMASTLSNLDQQQPWSPCSALMVTTFLDNGHGQCLLDKPVKPQPLPLPLPGTVYDADHQCRLTFGDDSQHCPDLSTTCAALWCTVTTSNGLLVCQTKNFPWADGTSCGHDSYCLAGQCLTKSQAAKHQTPVNGGWGLWGPWGDCSRTCGGGVQYSFRACDSPLPKNGGKYCEGKRIQYRSCNTEVCPEINGLSFREEQCLAHNDMSAQVSLGSGEGVEWVPKYAGVSPKDRCKLVCRAKGTGYFFVLKSKVADGTPCSPDSTSVCVQGQCVKAGCDRVIGSSRRFDKCAVCGGDGSTCKKESGSLDRARPGYQDVVTIPAGATHLDVKQRAPGNGRHDNSYLAVRRLDGTYLLNGDYKLMTMETDIALRGALLRYSGSSATLERLRSFAPLPEPLTIQVLSVGEAPRPRVKYSYFAPRPNNAASGSNNNGGRRHSINAIREVGGAEWSLREWGPCSQTCGGGTQQREVVCQDSQGRPSRDCPEELRPLASRSCASQPCPSWLLGEWSVCSKACGRGFRKRQLRCIGHDGRTLTHDSCDPKNRPRPLLELCNQGAC from the exons ATGTGGTTTTTACGCGTTTCCATTGGTTTAATTCTGTGCGTCGGCGCGGCGCACAGCGCCTGGGAGGAGAGTACCGTGGTGCCGGTCAGACTAGACCCCACGGCCCGGTCGGAGAGCGAATCCGAACCGTGGCGGACTCTATCcgcggaggagaaggagaaggaggcggAGACGAGGGTGTACCGGTTGGACGTATTTGGCATGGAGCTGATCTTGCAGCTAGAACCCGACCAGACCTTCTTGGCGCCGGGTTTTGTCTTCCACATTGTGGGCAGTCCCGAGTCCGAACCGACCCAGGAGCCCAAGAGCGGAGCCGAGCCGGGGTGCTTCTTCTCGGGGACGGTGAACGGAGAGGAGAGGTCCGCCGCTGCCCTCAACCTGTGCCACGGGCTCAGGGGCGGATTCTACTTCCAGGGCGAAGAGTACTTCATCCAGCCCCTCAACTCCAGCGGCTTCCTGGGCACCGAGGAGGATGTCCACACGATTCGCCGGAGAGGCCGGGCAGCTTTGGCGGAGGAGGGAAGCTCCAAGTGCGGGGTGAACGAGGACGAGGCGCGGGTGCCAAAGAATCTGGAGAAAGAGGCAAAGAAAGGAGCCGCTAACGCAGAGCAGACAG CCCACCACAGGACCAGGCGCTTCGTCTCCACCCCTCGCTACCTGGAGATCATGCTGGTGGCCGACCAGTCCATGGCCGAGTTCCACGGCGCCGGCCTCAAACCCTACCTGCTGACAATCATGGCAGTGGCCTCCCGCCTCTACCGCCACCCGAGCATCCACAACTCCATCAGCCTGGCGGTGGTGAAGCTGCTGGTGGTGTACGAGGAGGAGCGGGGGCCTCAGGTGTCGTCCAACGCTGCCATGACCCTCCGCAACTTCTGCCAGTGGCAGCGGCAGCACAACCCGCCGAGCGACCGCCACCCGGAGCACTACGACACTGCTGTGCTCTTCACCAGAACA GATCTGTGTGGTGCCCACTCCTGTGACACCCTGGGCATGGCGGACGTTGGCACCGTGTGTGACCCTGACCGAAGCTGCTCCATTATCGAGGACGATGGTCTTCAGGCAGCATTTACTGTTGCACACGAGCTGG GCCACGTCTTCAACATGCCTCACGACGATGCCCAGCTCTGCTCCGGGGTCAACGGCGCCCACTGGGGCTCCCACATGATGGCCTCCACGCTGTCCAACCTGGACCAGCAGCAGCCGTGGTCCCCCTGCTCCGCCCTCATGGTCACCACCTTCCTGGACAACGGCCACGGCCAGTGCCTGCTGGACAAGCCGGTCAAGCCTCAGCCGCTCCCCCTGCCCCTCCCCGGGACGGTGTACGACGCCGACCACCAGTGCCGGCTCACCTTCGGCGACGACTCCCAGCACTGCCCGGACCTGAGTACCACGTGCGCGGCTCTTTGGTGCACGGTGACCACATCCAACGGTTTGCTGGTGTGTCAGACCAAGAACTTCCCCTGGGCTGATGGAACGTCATGTGGGCACGACAGCTACTGCCTGGCCGGACAGTGTCTCACCAAGAGCCAGGCCGCTAAACACCAG ACTCCTGTCAACGGCGGCTGGGGTTTGTGGGGCCCCTGGGGCGACTGCTCTCGGACCTGCGGTGGAGGAGTGCAGTATTCATTCCGCGCCTGTGACAGCCCTTTGCCCAAGAACGGGGGCAAGTACTGTGAGGGCAAGAGGATCCAGTACCGCTCCTGTAACACGGAGGTCTGCCCCGAGATCAACG GCCTGTCGTTCCGCGAGGAGCAGTGTCTGGCCCACAACGACATGTCGGCCCAAGTGTCTCTGGGGTCAGGGGAGGGGGTTGAGTGGGTGCCTAAGTACGCTGGCGTCTCCCCCAAAGACCGGTGCAAGCTGGTGTGCCGTGCCAAGGGGACTGGATACTTCTTTGTCCTCAAATCCAAG GTGGCCGACGGCACACCATGCAGCCCGGATTCCACCTCAGTCTGTGTCCAGGGCCAGTGTGTGAAGGCCGGATGTGATCGAGTCATCGGCTCCAGCCGGCGCTTTGACAAGTGCGCCGTGTGCGGCGGAGACGGCTCCACCTGCAAGAAGGAGTCCGGCTCTCTGGACCGCGCCAG GCCCGGTTACCAGGATGTTGTAACCATCCCGGCTGGTGCCACCCACCTGGACGTTAAGCAACGTGCCCCAGGCAATGGTCGTCACGACAACAGCTACCTGGCAGTGCGTCGCTTGGATGGAACCTATCTGCTTAATGGCGATTACAAATTGATGACCATGGAGACAGACATCGCACTGCGGGGGGCCCTGCTGCGCTACAGTGGCTCTTCCGCCACCCTGGAGCGCCTCCGCAGCTTCGCCCCGCTCCCTGAGCCCCTCACCATTCAGGTGCTGTCTGTTGGTGAGGCCCCGAGGCCCCGGGTTAAGTACAGCTACTTCGCCCCAAGACCCAACAATGCAGCTTCAGGCTCTAACAACAACGGAGGCCGCCGCCATTCCATCAACGCCATCAGAGAGGTGGGAGGAGCAGAGTGGAGCCTGAGGGAGTGGGGTCCGTGCTCCCAGACCTGTGGAGGAGGAACGCAGCAGAGAGAGGTGGTGTGTCAGGACTCTCAGGGTCGTCCCTCCAGAGACTGCCCAGAGGAGCTGCGCCCCTTAGCCTCGCGGTCCTGCGCCTCCCAGCCCTGCCCCTCCTGGCTCCTCGGAGAGTGGTCCGTGTGCTCCAAGGCCTGTGGCCGAGGTTTCCGCAAACGTCAGCTGCGCTGCATCGGCCACGACGGGCGCACGCTTACCCACGACAGCTGTGACCCCAAAAACCGGCCGCGACCCCTGCTGGAGCTGTGCAATCAGGGAGCCTGTTAA